One genomic region from Croceicoccus sp. YJ47 encodes:
- a CDS encoding glycoside hydrolase family 25 protein yields MARHKSRRIWRMVALVVLALALIGGAAAWWRASHWAPDLSEYPSQGVWLGEAERDIRMEALPTLGARFAYVTASIGADGRNPAASGEMERALAAGLSVGAVHIFDPCRSADAQSANFVTLVPRASVLLPPAVVLRGNGEACEPRVRDAALEAELVTFLNQIEMHAGKRAILAPDEAFEARYGFAKRSQRPLWLARNWMMPEYGGRAWDYWTANDARETGPVDVPLRWVVAR; encoded by the coding sequence ATGGCCCGGCACAAATCCCGGCGCATCTGGCGCATGGTCGCGCTTGTCGTCCTCGCGCTGGCGCTGATCGGCGGGGCGGCGGCGTGGTGGCGCGCATCGCACTGGGCGCCGGACCTGTCCGAATATCCCTCGCAAGGTGTCTGGCTCGGCGAAGCGGAGCGCGACATTCGCATGGAGGCGCTCCCGACGCTGGGCGCGCGTTTCGCCTATGTCACGGCGAGCATCGGCGCCGATGGCCGCAATCCCGCCGCCTCGGGCGAGATGGAGCGGGCGCTTGCCGCGGGGCTGTCGGTCGGCGCGGTGCACATCTTCGACCCGTGCCGCAGCGCCGACGCGCAATCGGCGAATTTCGTGACCCTGGTGCCGCGTGCGTCGGTCCTGCTGCCGCCAGCCGTCGTGCTGCGCGGCAATGGCGAGGCATGCGAACCGCGCGTGCGCGATGCCGCGCTGGAGGCGGAACTCGTCACGTTCCTCAACCAGATTGAGATGCATGCGGGCAAGCGCGCGATCCTCGCCCCGGATGAGGCATTCGAGGCGCGCTACGGCTTTGCCAAGAGGTCACAGCGGCCCTTGTGGCTGGCGCGCAACTGGATGATGCCGGAATATGGCGGGCGGGCGTGGGATTACTGGACCGCGAACGATGCGCGCGAAACGGGGCCGGTGGATGTTCCGCTGCGCTGGGTCGTCGCGCGATAG
- a CDS encoding GntP family permease, with the protein MLSWIGLIGGLALLIWMTVRGIDILIAGPVAAFVVAVTAGLPLLPPLAGLLPGGEAAPDFASSYMAGFASFLADWFFMFLLGAIFGEVMAASGAATSVARAITRRLGSRYALAATVLACAVLTYGGVSVFIVAFAVYGLAVELFREADLPRRFIPGALAFGSVTFTMTSAGSPEIQNLIPMPFLGTNAYAGWQVSIVVAAFMAVLGYAWIARMVRHAVAGGERFVTRATDADFAVDTRLPSPLLAMLPLVGVLGVFLLTQDLGKWALVAALLTGVALACMVGWAQRGQFPAVFSRGATGAVVAITNTCAVVGFGSVAKLSPAFADALAAVQDIPGSPLIGAAVAVTVIAGLTGSASGGQTIALPLIAPHYLHAGADPAELHRTVAIASGALDSLPHNGYVVTTIRAVCGETHASAYAAVGATTVVVPVLGTILALVLFTVF; encoded by the coding sequence ATGCTGAGCTGGATCGGGCTGATCGGCGGGCTGGCGCTGCTGATCTGGATGACGGTGCGGGGCATCGACATTCTGATCGCGGGGCCGGTCGCCGCCTTTGTCGTGGCGGTGACGGCGGGACTACCGCTGTTGCCGCCGCTCGCCGGTTTGCTGCCGGGCGGTGAGGCGGCGCCCGATTTCGCCAGCAGCTACATGGCCGGATTTGCAAGCTTCCTCGCCGACTGGTTCTTCATGTTCCTGCTGGGCGCGATATTCGGCGAGGTGATGGCCGCGTCCGGGGCGGCGACATCGGTCGCGCGGGCGATCACGCGCCGCCTCGGCAGCCGCTATGCGCTGGCGGCGACGGTGCTGGCCTGCGCCGTGCTGACCTATGGCGGGGTGAGCGTGTTCATCGTGGCCTTCGCGGTCTACGGCCTCGCCGTCGAACTCTTTCGGGAGGCGGACCTGCCGCGCCGTTTCATACCCGGCGCGCTGGCGTTCGGGTCGGTGACGTTCACGATGACGAGCGCCGGATCGCCGGAGATTCAGAATCTCATTCCCATGCCGTTCCTCGGCACCAATGCCTATGCCGGGTGGCAGGTCAGCATCGTCGTCGCCGCGTTCATGGCGGTGCTCGGCTATGCGTGGATCGCGCGGATGGTGCGCCATGCCGTCGCGGGGGGCGAGCGTTTCGTCACCCGCGCGACCGATGCCGATTTTGCCGTGGACACGCGCCTGCCGTCGCCGTTGCTGGCGATGCTGCCGCTTGTCGGCGTGCTCGGCGTGTTTTTGTTGACGCAGGATCTGGGCAAATGGGCGCTGGTCGCCGCGCTTCTGACCGGGGTGGCGCTCGCCTGCATGGTGGGATGGGCGCAGCGGGGGCAGTTTCCCGCCGTGTTCTCCCGCGGGGCGACCGGCGCGGTCGTGGCGATCACCAACACCTGTGCCGTCGTCGGCTTCGGGTCGGTTGCGAAGCTGTCTCCCGCCTTTGCCGACGCACTCGCCGCGGTGCAGGATATTCCGGGAAGCCCGCTCATCGGTGCGGCCGTCGCGGTGACGGTGATCGCTGGCCTCACGGGGAGCGCGTCCGGCGGGCAGACGATTGCCCTGCCCTTGATCGCGCCGCACTACCTCCATGCGGGGGCGGACCCGGCGGAGTTGCACCGCACCGTGGCGATCGCGTCGGGCGCGCTCGATAGCCTGCCGCACAATGGCTATGTCGTGACGACGATCCGGGCGGTTTGCGGCGAAACCCATGCCAGCGCCTATGCCGCCGTGGGGGCGACCACGGTGGTCGTGCCGGTGCTTGGCACGATCCTGGCGCTCGTGCTCTTTACCGTGTTCTGA
- the dcd gene encoding dCTP deaminase, whose translation MAIQSDRWIREQAQTRAMIEPFTEAQRRDGCISYGLSSYGYDARVADEFKIFTNVDSAVVDPKDFAANSFVDRKTDVCVIPPNSFALARTVEYFRVPEDVLVICLGKSTYARCGIIVNVTPLEPGWEGHVTLEFSNTTPLPAKIYANEGACQFLFLQGNEPCEVSYADRAGKYMGQRGVTLPRL comes from the coding sequence ATGGCGATACAATCCGACCGCTGGATACGCGAGCAGGCGCAGACCCGCGCCATGATCGAACCGTTCACCGAGGCGCAGCGCCGCGACGGGTGCATATCCTACGGCCTGTCGTCCTATGGCTATGACGCGCGGGTGGCGGATGAATTCAAGATCTTCACCAATGTCGATTCCGCCGTGGTCGACCCGAAGGATTTTGCCGCCAACAGCTTCGTCGATCGCAAGACCGATGTGTGCGTCATCCCCCCCAACAGCTTTGCCCTTGCGCGCACGGTCGAATATTTCCGCGTGCCGGAGGATGTGCTGGTCATTTGTCTCGGCAAATCGACCTATGCCCGGTGCGGGATCATCGTGAACGTGACCCCGCTCGAACCCGGCTGGGAGGGGCATGTCACACTCGAATTTTCGAACACCACGCCGCTTCCGGCCAAGATCTACGCGAATGAGGGCGCGTGCCAGTTTCTCTTCCTTCAGGGGAACGAGCCATGCGAGGTCAGCTATGCCGACCGGGCGGGCAAATATATGGGGCAGCGCGGGGTGACGCTTCCCCGGCTGTGA
- the yghU gene encoding glutathione-dependent disulfide-bond oxidoreductase, which yields MTDQYTPPEVWTWDKENGGTFGAVNRPTAGARTERELPTGDHPFQLYSQGTPNGQKVTIMFEELLAAGMQAEYDAWPIRIMEGDQFSSGFVAINPNSKIPALVDRSGAEPIRIFESGAILMHLAEKFGMLLPSETKSRAETLSWLFWQMGSAPYLGGGFGHFYAYAPVKIEYAIDRFAMEAKRQLDVLNRNLATREYLTGDEYSIADIATWPWYGALVMGKAYDAGTFLQVEEYEHVRRWARMIGERKAVRRGRLVKDVSDRVGGIAERHDAADLDALDI from the coding sequence ATGACCGACCAGTATACACCGCCCGAAGTGTGGACATGGGACAAGGAAAACGGCGGCACGTTCGGCGCGGTCAATCGCCCGACGGCGGGCGCGCGGACCGAACGCGAACTGCCCACGGGCGACCACCCGTTTCAGCTTTATTCCCAAGGCACCCCCAACGGGCAGAAGGTGACGATCATGTTCGAGGAACTGCTCGCCGCCGGGATGCAGGCCGAATATGACGCATGGCCGATCCGCATCATGGAAGGCGACCAGTTTTCGAGCGGTTTCGTCGCCATCAACCCCAATTCGAAGATTCCCGCGCTCGTCGACCGCAGCGGCGCCGAACCGATCCGTATTTTCGAATCGGGCGCGATCCTGATGCATCTGGCCGAGAAATTCGGGATGCTCCTGCCCAGCGAGACGAAATCGCGGGCCGAGACATTGTCCTGGCTGTTCTGGCAAATGGGCAGCGCGCCGTATCTGGGCGGCGGATTCGGCCATTTTTATGCCTATGCGCCGGTGAAGATCGAATATGCCATCGACCGTTTCGCGATGGAGGCGAAGCGGCAGCTCGACGTGTTGAACCGCAATCTCGCCACCCGCGAATATCTGACGGGCGACGAATATTCGATTGCCGATATCGCGACCTGGCCATGGTATGGCGCGCTCGTCATGGGGAAGGCGTATGACGCGGGCACGTTCCTTCAGGTCGAGGAATACGAGCATGTCCGACGCTGGGCCAGGATGATCGGGGAACGCAAGGCGGTGCGCCGCGGCCGGCTCGTCAAGGATGTGAGCGACCGCGTCGGCGGCATCGCGGAGCGGCATGACGCCGCCGATCTCGACGCACTCGATATCTAG
- a CDS encoding glutathione S-transferase family protein: MWQLYQFPLCPFSRKLRLLMSEKNIAFTLERENPWDTREAFYLMNPTGRTPVVRHSEKGIVLADSKAIAEYFEETVDKNPMINGTATGRAEIRRLVALFDENFYGDVVAPLTMERMTKRIVLKEAPDSRILRAAMRLCDEHLDYVDYLIDNRPWLAGPTMSLADLAAAAQISVADYLGGINWSGHEQARSWYSVFKSRPSFQPLLSDRMEGVHPPRHYSDVNA; encoded by the coding sequence ATGTGGCAGCTCTACCAATTTCCCCTGTGTCCCTTCAGCCGCAAGCTGCGCCTGTTGATGAGCGAGAAGAACATCGCCTTCACGCTGGAGCGGGAGAACCCGTGGGACACGCGCGAGGCGTTCTATCTCATGAACCCGACGGGCCGCACCCCCGTCGTGCGGCATAGCGAGAAGGGCATCGTGCTCGCCGACAGCAAGGCGATCGCCGAATATTTCGAGGAAACGGTCGACAAGAACCCGATGATCAACGGCACGGCGACCGGGCGTGCGGAAATCCGCCGGCTGGTCGCGCTGTTCGATGAAAATTTCTATGGCGATGTCGTCGCCCCGCTCACCATGGAGCGGATGACGAAGCGTATCGTGTTGAAGGAGGCGCCGGATTCGCGGATCCTGCGCGCCGCGATGCGTCTATGCGACGAACATCTCGATTACGTCGATTACCTGATCGACAACCGCCCCTGGCTCGCCGGGCCGACGATGAGCCTCGCCGATCTCGCCGCCGCGGCGCAGATTTCGGTGGCGGACTACCTCGGCGGGATCAACTGGTCCGGGCACGAACAGGCCCGCAGCTGGTATTCCGTGTTCAAGAGCAGGCCGAGTTTTCAGCCGCTCCTCTCCGACCGGATGGAGGGGGTCCACCCGCCGCGGCATTATTCCGACGTCAACGCCTGA
- a CDS encoding xanthine dehydrogenase family protein molybdopterin-binding subunit encodes MTETRTMDRPDRRNILDEAAQGVIGTPMDRPEGKLKVSGTATYAHEYNLPGTAFGVLVRATVPSGRLAHVNETSVADIDGILGVYSDERFLRNPAQGGANEAPVQGTDIDYFGQAVALVVAETFEAARDGATRIQLRLDADDDGVFDPASSPPEAQPDEAVDQGDLSAAMADAAHSIDVTYTTPGHNSAAMEPHCSVAEWQDGNLILRGSYQMLKYNRNEIADALGIDPAKVRILSPYVGGGFGSKLGIAPEAVAAAIAAKALNRPVCVALTRQQVFENVMRRSESKQRVRLAADKDGKLSGLGHEAWVSNLPEESFAEPVLQATHFLYGGDNRKLDLYLHRVNRICAGSVRAPGEAIGMQVLENAMDELAHEAGIDPVELRIRNIPDMHPEKDIPYTSRKMEEALRTGAEAFGWDKRPAKPATRREGEWFVGMGMATAARVNMLQASEARVTLKADGTAMVETDMTDIGTGTYSILTQIAAEMLGLPSERVTTILGDTDLPPAAGSGGSWGAASSGSSVFVACEEIRERIAERLNCKPDELTLKDGQAICGNRSTPLAELLDSDICVEGRIESGKLAETVQSATYGAHFAEVAVNAVTGETRVRRMLGVFGCGRILNEKTARSQCIGGMTWGMGIALHEDLMFDLRDGHLTNRDLAEYHVPVNLDVPQQEVIFIDERDGESSPIQAKGIGELGICGAAAAITNAIFNATGVRVRDYPATLDKIIAEMA; translated from the coding sequence ATGACCGAGACCAGAACGATGGACCGGCCCGACCGCCGCAATATCCTCGACGAGGCGGCGCAGGGCGTCATCGGCACGCCGATGGACCGGCCCGAAGGCAAGTTGAAGGTCAGCGGCACCGCGACCTATGCCCATGAATACAACCTGCCCGGCACGGCGTTCGGCGTGCTGGTACGTGCGACCGTACCGTCGGGGCGGCTCGCCCACGTGAACGAAACGTCGGTGGCGGACATCGACGGCATTCTGGGCGTGTATTCGGATGAGCGTTTCCTGCGCAATCCGGCACAGGGCGGCGCGAACGAGGCGCCGGTACAGGGCACCGACATCGACTATTTCGGGCAGGCGGTCGCACTCGTCGTCGCAGAGACGTTCGAGGCGGCCCGCGATGGCGCGACCCGGATTCAGCTCCGGCTCGACGCGGATGACGACGGCGTTTTCGACCCCGCATCCTCCCCGCCCGAAGCACAGCCGGACGAGGCAGTCGATCAGGGCGACCTTTCCGCCGCGATGGCGGATGCCGCACACAGCATCGACGTGACCTATACCACGCCCGGCCACAACAGCGCGGCGATGGAGCCGCATTGCTCCGTCGCGGAATGGCAGGACGGGAACCTGATCCTGCGCGGCAGTTACCAGATGCTGAAATACAACCGGAACGAGATTGCCGACGCGCTCGGCATCGACCCGGCCAAGGTGCGCATCCTGTCCCCCTATGTGGGTGGCGGGTTCGGATCGAAGCTGGGCATCGCGCCGGAGGCGGTCGCCGCCGCCATCGCGGCAAAGGCGCTGAACCGTCCGGTTTGCGTCGCATTGACGCGGCAGCAGGTGTTCGAAAACGTCATGCGCCGCTCGGAATCGAAGCAGCGCGTGCGTCTCGCCGCCGACAAGGATGGCAAGCTGTCCGGCCTCGGCCACGAGGCGTGGGTGTCGAACCTCCCGGAGGAAAGCTTTGCCGAGCCGGTGCTTCAGGCGACGCATTTCCTGTATGGAGGCGACAATCGCAAGCTCGATCTCTACCTCCACCGCGTCAATCGCATCTGCGCCGGCTCCGTCCGCGCGCCGGGGGAGGCGATCGGGATGCAGGTGCTTGAAAACGCGATGGACGAGCTTGCCCACGAGGCGGGCATCGACCCGGTCGAGCTGCGCATCCGCAACATCCCGGACATGCACCCGGAAAAGGACATCCCCTATACCTCGCGCAAGATGGAAGAGGCGCTGCGCACCGGGGCCGAGGCGTTCGGTTGGGACAAGCGGCCCGCAAAACCCGCGACCCGGCGCGAGGGCGAATGGTTCGTCGGCATGGGCATGGCGACCGCGGCCCGCGTCAACATGTTGCAGGCATCAGAGGCGCGCGTCACGCTGAAGGCCGACGGGACCGCGATGGTCGAAACCGACATGACCGACATCGGCACCGGCACCTATTCCATCCTGACGCAGATCGCGGCGGAGATGCTGGGCCTGCCGAGCGAGCGGGTCACGACGATCCTCGGCGATACGGACCTTCCGCCCGCGGCCGGTTCGGGCGGGTCGTGGGGCGCGGCATCGTCCGGTTCCTCCGTCTTCGTCGCGTGCGAGGAAATCCGCGAAAGGATCGCCGAACGGCTGAATTGCAAGCCTGACGAACTCACGCTGAAGGACGGGCAGGCGATCTGCGGCAATCGTTCGACACCGCTCGCCGAACTGCTCGACAGCGACATCTGCGTCGAGGGGCGTATCGAAAGCGGGAAGCTGGCCGAAACGGTGCAGAGTGCCACCTATGGCGCGCATTTCGCGGAGGTTGCGGTCAATGCCGTCACCGGCGAAACCCGCGTGCGCCGGATGCTCGGCGTGTTCGGTTGCGGGCGCATCCTCAATGAAAAGACCGCACGGTCGCAATGCATCGGCGGCATGACCTGGGGCATGGGGATCGCGCTGCACGAAGATCTGATGTTCGACCTTCGCGACGGGCATCTGACCAATCGGGATCTGGCCGAATATCACGTTCCGGTGAACCTCGACGTGCCGCAGCAGGAGGTGATCTTCATCGACGAACGTGACGGCGAATCGAGCCCCATCCAGGCGAAGGGCATTGGCGAGCTGGGCATTTGCGGCGCGGCGGCGGCGATCACCAATGCGATCTTCAATGCAACGGGCGTGCGCGTGCGCGATTATCCCGCCACGCTGGACAAGATCATCGCCGAAATGGCTTAA
- a CDS encoding UPF0262 family protein, with protein MADPRIIDVTLDEATILWRNPDIEQERRIAIFDLIEENSFKPLRAFGNGHVGPYRLKLSVVDGRLSIEISDESETLLETLLIGLARFRRPIRDYFAICDSYYQAIRKASTQEIETIDMARRGVHNRAAELLVERLEGKVETDFATARRLFTLICVLHIRG; from the coding sequence ATGGCCGACCCCCGCATCATCGACGTCACCCTGGACGAAGCGACGATATTGTGGCGCAATCCCGATATCGAGCAGGAGCGCCGGATCGCGATCTTCGACCTGATCGAGGAAAACAGCTTCAAACCGCTGCGCGCCTTCGGCAACGGGCATGTCGGGCCGTACCGGCTAAAACTGTCCGTGGTGGACGGGCGCCTTTCGATCGAGATTTCGGACGAATCGGAAACATTGCTCGAAACGCTGCTCATCGGGCTGGCCCGGTTTCGGCGTCCGATCCGCGATTATTTCGCCATCTGCGACAGCTATTACCAGGCGATTCGCAAAGCCAGCACGCAGGAAATCGAAACCATCGACATGGCCCGGCGCGGCGTGCACAATCGCGCCGCGGAATTGCTGGTCGAACGGCTTGAGGGCAAGGTGGAAACCGATTTTGCGACCGCGCGCCGGCTCTTCACGCTGATCTGCGTGCTGCACATCCGCGGTTGA
- a CDS encoding NTP transferase domain-containing protein yields the protein MIGAGHVVAVTLAAGLSRRFGGDKLSAPIMGTRVLDASMAPLDGFTFAGRAVVLNPARLERWDRADVAVIRNPAPERGMGHSLALAAQYAAEMKARFLLVTLGDMPRISHETIAALLRAGPDRGDALVAARPGDMPPARRRFSGTTGSRDSPGRRAIRARATCCAIPHTRSSPCRYRLRRRSISIPPRISPPPTPDGRKVKPFRR from the coding sequence GTGATTGGGGCCGGGCACGTCGTCGCCGTGACGCTCGCCGCGGGATTGTCCCGGCGGTTCGGCGGGGACAAGCTGTCGGCGCCGATCATGGGGACCCGCGTGCTGGACGCGAGCATGGCCCCGCTTGACGGCTTTACCTTTGCCGGGCGTGCCGTCGTGCTGAACCCCGCGCGGTTGGAGAGGTGGGACCGGGCCGATGTGGCGGTCATCCGCAACCCTGCGCCGGAGCGCGGGATGGGTCATTCGCTTGCCCTCGCCGCGCAATATGCCGCCGAAATGAAGGCACGGTTCCTGCTCGTCACGCTGGGCGACATGCCGCGCATATCGCACGAAACGATTGCCGCGCTGCTCCGCGCGGGGCCCGATCGCGGCGATGCGCTGGTCGCCGCGCGGCCGGGGGACATGCCCCCGGCCCGCCGGCGATTTTCGGGCACGACTGGTTCGCGCGACTCGCCGGGGCGGAGGGCGATACGGGCGCGCGCAACCTGCTGCGCGATCCCGCACACGCGATCGTCACCCTGCCGCTATCGCCTGCGGAGGCGCTCGATATCGATACCCCCGCGGATCTCGCCGCCGCCGACCCCGGACGGTCGCAAGGTTAAGCCATTTCGGCGATGA
- a CDS encoding xanthine dehydrogenase family protein subunit M, whose amino-acid sequence MRPFEYQRCDTVTDARQAGAGGSRFIAGGTNLLDLMKLQIETPQDLADINRIGLDTIDETDEGGLRIGALVRNSDCAADARILRDYPVLARAILAGASGQLRNRASTGGNLCQRTRCSYFYDTAMPCNKRAPGSGCGARGGQNRNMAVLGTSEHCIATYPGDMAVAMYALDATVEIQAADGGTRLLPVRQFHRLPGDTPERDNELDEGELITAVLLPKPVGGKHGYRKARDRASYAFALVSLASVIEVADGKIARADLAFGSLGTRPWHDPRVEQLLVGEEPSKQLFEKAADTLLAEAKGFGGNDFKIPLARRMMIATLADATGLNAAGEPA is encoded by the coding sequence ATGAGGCCGTTCGAATACCAGCGCTGCGACACCGTCACCGATGCGCGGCAGGCCGGCGCGGGCGGATCGCGCTTCATCGCGGGGGGCACCAATCTGCTCGACCTCATGAAGCTGCAGATCGAGACGCCGCAGGATCTCGCCGACATCAACCGCATCGGGCTCGACACGATTGACGAGACGGACGAGGGCGGTCTGCGGATCGGCGCGCTGGTCCGCAATTCCGATTGCGCGGCGGATGCGCGCATCCTGCGCGATTATCCCGTGCTGGCCCGCGCGATCCTTGCAGGCGCAAGCGGGCAATTGCGCAACCGTGCCAGCACCGGCGGCAATCTGTGTCAGCGTACGCGGTGCAGCTATTTCTACGACACCGCGATGCCGTGCAACAAGCGCGCACCGGGCAGCGGTTGCGGCGCGCGTGGCGGGCAGAACCGCAACATGGCCGTTCTGGGCACGAGCGAGCATTGCATCGCGACCTATCCCGGCGACATGGCGGTGGCGATGTATGCGTTGGACGCGACGGTGGAGATACAGGCCGCCGACGGGGGCACGCGCCTCCTGCCCGTGCGGCAGTTTCATCGCCTGCCGGGCGACACGCCCGAACGCGACAACGAACTCGACGAGGGCGAGCTCATTACTGCGGTCCTCCTGCCGAAACCGGTTGGCGGAAAGCACGGCTATCGCAAGGCGCGCGACCGGGCGTCCTACGCCTTCGCGCTGGTTTCGCTCGCCTCCGTGATCGAGGTCGCGGACGGCAAGATCGCCCGTGCCGATCTCGCGTTCGGCTCGCTCGGCACCCGGCCCTGGCACGATCCGCGCGTGGAGCAGCTGCTCGTCGGTGAGGAACCGTCGAAGCAGCTTTTCGAAAAAGCCGCCGACACGCTGCTCGCCGAGGCGAAGGGCTTTGGCGGCAATGATTTCAAGATACCGCTCGCCCGTCGCATGATGATCGCGACGCTCGCCGATGCGACAGGGCTTAACGCCGCAGGAGAACCGGCATGA
- a CDS encoding molybdenum cofactor guanylyltransferase, with amino-acid sequence MADRLLGCVLAGGQSRRFGSDKALALLDGETLIERAVRQLRAWCDDVVVAGRAVAPAPTVADWLTADMGPLGGLAGALRHARDGGYGAVLACGVDSVGLPADTPALLSPGPSCLSAQPVVGLWPVAMLPLLERLLTGPGRNSFVHLARLSGARMVDVPCPPANINTPADLADLAKTVE; translated from the coding sequence ATGGCGGACAGGCTTCTGGGTTGCGTGCTGGCCGGCGGGCAATCGCGCCGCTTCGGCAGCGACAAGGCGCTGGCCTTGCTCGATGGTGAAACGTTGATCGAGCGGGCGGTGCGGCAATTGCGGGCGTGGTGCGACGATGTGGTGGTCGCGGGCCGGGCCGTGGCGCCCGCCCCCACCGTCGCCGACTGGCTTACGGCCGACATGGGTCCGCTCGGCGGGCTGGCGGGGGCGCTGCGCCATGCGCGCGACGGCGGTTATGGCGCGGTGCTGGCGTGCGGGGTGGACAGCGTGGGACTGCCCGCCGACACGCCCGCGCTGCTCTCGCCCGGGCCATCGTGCCTTTCGGCGCAGCCGGTGGTGGGGCTCTGGCCGGTTGCGATGCTGCCTCTGCTCGAACGCTTGCTGACCGGACCGGGGCGGAACAGCTTTGTCCATCTCGCCCGGTTGTCGGGCGCGCGCATGGTCGATGTCCCCTGCCCGCCGGCCAATATCAACACGCCCGCCGACCTCGCTGATCTTGCAAAGACGGTGGAGTAG
- a CDS encoding XdhC family protein: protein MRPYPALQLERDCTISVPEFPHNDTAALRAAATGGALCTIVAIDGSFSRRLGAQLCVRPDGSVVGSMADGCLEAALIDAAARGGPARILHFGGAGDAMDLRLPCGSRIAICVDPAPDRAMLSRAVARLDERRAARIALPCGAGDRDYIPELRIVAVGTGPELSAFERQAATFGAAMVALRPHGEVGSGLSLGQAPQVPLDPWTAVVVLFHDHEWERAILPWALRGSAFYIGAQGGRAAREERALFLETCGLEPGAMDRMHGPVGLIAQARDPAVLALSVLAEIVAEYERIEKRAGPA from the coding sequence ATGCGCCCATACCCGGCCTTGCAGCTTGAGCGAGATTGCACCATTTCCGTTCCCGAATTTCCGCATAACGACACCGCCGCCCTGCGCGCCGCCGCCACCGGGGGCGCGCTCTGCACCATTGTCGCGATCGACGGCAGCTTTTCCCGCCGCCTCGGTGCGCAGCTTTGCGTGAGGCCGGATGGCAGCGTCGTCGGCAGCATGGCGGACGGTTGCCTTGAGGCCGCGCTCATCGATGCCGCAGCGCGGGGCGGGCCTGCGCGCATCCTGCATTTCGGCGGGGCGGGCGATGCGATGGATCTGCGCCTGCCGTGCGGATCGCGGATTGCCATCTGCGTCGATCCGGCCCCCGACCGCGCGATGCTGTCCCGCGCCGTCGCCCGGCTCGACGAAAGGCGGGCGGCGCGGATTGCCCTGCCGTGCGGTGCGGGCGATCGCGACTATATCCCCGAATTGCGGATCGTGGCGGTCGGCACCGGGCCGGAGCTTTCCGCGTTCGAGCGGCAGGCAGCGACCTTCGGCGCGGCGATGGTCGCGCTCCGCCCGCATGGGGAGGTCGGCTCGGGCCTCTCGCTCGGCCAGGCGCCGCAGGTTCCGCTCGATCCCTGGACGGCGGTCGTGGTGCTGTTCCACGATCATGAATGGGAGCGCGCGATTCTGCCATGGGCGCTGCGCGGGTCGGCGTTCTATATCGGGGCGCAGGGCGGCCGCGCCGCGCGGGAGGAACGCGCGCTTTTTCTTGAAACTTGCGGGCTGGAACCGGGCGCGATGGATCGGATGCACGGGCCGGTGGGCCTTATCGCACAGGCGCGCGACCCGGCGGTGCTGGCGCTATCGGTGCTTGCCGAGATCGTCGCCGAATACGAACGAATCGAAAAACGCGCAGGTCCGGCGTGA